The Antennarius striatus isolate MH-2024 chromosome 20, ASM4005453v1, whole genome shotgun sequence genome includes a region encoding these proteins:
- the mcmdc2 gene encoding minichromosome maintenance domain-containing protein 2 yields the protein MADILSLKESVLVYLDRSGGLLKLTEDCKPFNDRHHTEAVYRFCIGVNPSDVIEVDPELGDCILRHPIKATVLFQSVCFLAIRTLSLIDKIHTESQVNVILKLSHLPPFPEYTMDLSSFPRGYGPMRPVSMEGLVIAMTRVTKYTQGARFLCIDDDCPCSTGFHHIRVHTPGATESATVGENFSCMICSSPLKEDVKFRVLGDKQLVELIHVKALEGLSGHQHSSLRHQSVTLFLRDELCNSMRIGQVYRVLGIPVHVHQWPNITWSVEANGVQPCELERSHKVSVGFQELLKATAGSAWRFSAIVAHCFALDVVPPGFYNTLKLGLLLSLVQSGADAKDIFRNLDLLVVTTDTLIPDRLMSFSLNLASRGVRHQAPGEMFATLSRDEHGAGTANIHAGSALLATGGICMLGDLGCYKKEKLDAIQSALESCTVSLFIPGKKYGEDSDQQLFLPLQCSFWALTDASRRTGRAECAVLGAAEMGAVPVKLGDAFGLVIQCKDIGQHGQLAQTVHTLQQAVHPEKPLYSSCWEFSTQDYQELVAHARSLKVEISASAEKLIHGYYMASRRVRTQNEGVKMSVTSIKLLISLAEAHCRLSLRTRVLEEDAVIAVILCENSVTLRHGASALVIPPDALFLCNVGDLDGLHRRDTTLDELHQNILRFIYAYAPGADSYITEE from the exons ATGGCTGACATTTTATCATTGAAGGAGTCAGTTCTGGTATATTTGGACAGAAGTGGCGGCCTATTGAAATTAACCGAAGACTGCAAACCGTTCAATG ACCGCCACCACACGGAGGCAGTCTACAGGTTTTGTATCGGCGTGAACCCGTCTGACGTCATAGAGGTGGATCCTGAGTTGGGTGACTGTATTCTCCGTCATCCCATAAAAGCAACCGTGTTGTTTCAGTCT GTTTGCTTCCTGGCCATCAGGACACTTTCACTTATTGACAAAATACATACAGAAAGTCAG GTGAATGTGATTCTGAAGTTGTCACACCTGCCTCCATTCCCTGAGTATACGATGGACCTTTCTAGTTTTCCCCGTGGGTATGGTCCTATGAGGCCTGTGTCCATGGAGGGCCTGGTCATTGCCATGACAAGGGTCACAAAATACACCCAAGGGGCCAGGTTCCTCTGCATTGATGACGACTGTCCCTGCTCTACAG GGTTTCACCACATCCGTGTTCATACACCTGGAGCCACTGAGTCAGCTACTGTGGGAGAGAACTTCAGCTGCATGATATGCAGCTCCCCACTGAAAGAGGATGTGAAGTTTAGAGTGTTGGGAG ACAAACAGCTTGTGGAGCTGATCCACGTCAAAGCACTCGAAGGTCTCAGTGGCCACCAGCACAGCTCACTAAGGCACCAGTCAGTCACCCTATTTCTGAGAG ATGAGCTGTGTAACTCAATGAGAATCGGTCAGGTCTACAGGGTGTTGGGGATTCCTGTGCATGTACACCAGTGGCCCAACATTACATGGAGTGTAGAGGCAAATGGTGTCCAACCCTGTGAGCTGGAGC GTTCCCATAAAGTCAGTGTCGGCTTTCAGGAGCTGCTGAAGGCCACAGCAGGTTCCGCCTGGAGGTTCTCAGCCATTGTGGCCCACTGCTTTGCTTTGGATGTAGTTCCTCCAGGATTCTATAACACCTTAAAGTTGGGCTTGTTGCTGAGCTTGGTGCAGAGTGGAGCAGATGCAAAAGACATATTTCGCAACCTGGATCTCCTAGTTGTCACCACTGACACTCTCATACCAGACAG GCTAATGTCGTTCAGCCTAAATTTGGCGAGTCGTGGGGTCAGGCATCAGGCCCCTGGGGAGATGTTTGCAACACTGTCTCGGGACGAACATGGGGCAGGCACCGCTAACATCCATGCTGGCTCTGCCCTGCTAGCCACTGGTGGTATATGCATGTTGGGAGATCTGGGCTGCTACAAAAAGGAAAAGTTGGATGCCATTCAGTCAG CCCTGGAGAGCTGCACAGTGTCACTGTTCATCCCAGGGAAGAAGTACGGTGAGGATTCTGACCAGCAGCTTTTCCTCCCTCTCCAGTGCAGCTTCTGGGCCCTCACGGATGCATCTCGACGGACGGGGAGGGCAGAGTGTGCTGTACTAGGAGCAGCA GAAATGGGTGCAGTTCCAGTTAAATTGGGAGATGCCTTTGGCCTGGTTATTCAGTGTAAGGACATAGGTCAGCATGGCCAACTTGCCCAGACAGTCCACACCCTCCAACAAGCAGTGCACCCTGAAAAACCCCTCTACTCATCCTGCTGGGAGTTTTCCACTCAAGATTACCAGGAG CTGGTAGCCCATGCACGAAGTTTGAAAGTGGAAATTAGCGCcagtgcagagaaattaatccacggtTACTACATGGCAAGCCGCAGAGTCCGAACACAGAATGAGGGTGTCAAGATGTCTGTGACCTCCATCAAACTACT GATTTCTTTGGCTGAAGCTCACTGCAGGTTAAGTCTCAGAACACGTGTGTTGGAAGAAGATGCTGTGATCGCTGTAATCCTCTGTGAAAACTCAGTCACTCTGAGACATG GGGCCTCTGCACTTGTGATTCCACCAGACGCCTTGTTTCTTTGCAACGTGGGAGACCTTGATGGTTTGCACAGAAGAGACACGACCCTAGATGAGCTCCACCAGAATATCTTACGATTCATCTATGCGTACGCGCCAGGAGCAGATTCATACATCACTGAAGAATAA